The proteins below come from a single Stomoxys calcitrans chromosome 1, idStoCalc2.1, whole genome shotgun sequence genomic window:
- the LOC131996097 gene encoding uncharacterized protein LOC131996097, translating into MDSRPARERILSALKASNVEFPETASIAQLRTLYDSLQVNGGPSKQTELPSGNVVSSDSAGNSSVTVTTMSSNTLNETPVINSATADPENLLQSFQCNGESTNQTELVLGTAACFSAARTSTDLISRNTLSVAFNNSEIGVSCANLRQTQTSVPPSVISSVPSVYNSSASVPVNTVQRQFPVTSGTAASVSAARTSSVISDLMNTNTLGVAFNNRAIGVSCDVLPQTQTSVPPSVFSCVVSSVPSVNYSSVSVPANLLRGQFSRPSVPSQVTDPFIRSSVLSREADELESEIRVLRLKQEMLALRNQIESLENGGKKVSTNINYDELSMMVPKFSGNDGRNIEKWINSCESYTINMTDQEKYMCLRYLLVGTAREFMENLNYKEYKELKRSLLDIFKRTVTQEEVYQKLRLRKLKPTEPCIAYIVAMQTIAAEGEINEQELVDIIIDGMEDKTNNISILYGSNSLQELMHGIDRYEKRRSKTVSTHKEGRDNTKGIRCFNCSQFGHMKSNKPRRPPGSCFHCFQMGHFYKDCPKRMNVTAPIFCSNDIVDTTQMPN; encoded by the exons atggatTCACGCCCTGCTCGAGAAAGAATTCTTTCAGCTTTGAAAGCTTCAAATGTGGAATTTCCAGAAACAGCGTCAATTGCACAATTGAGAACATTATATGATTCTTTGCAAGTTAACGGTGGTCCATCAAAGCAGACTGAATTGCCTTCTGGAAATGTGGTTTCTTCTGATTCTGCTGGGAATTCATCTGTAACTGTCACTACAATGTCATCCAATACTTTGAATGAAACTCCCGTTATTAATTCCGCAACTGCCGATCCTGAAAATTTGCTTCAGTCATTTCAATGTAATGGTGAGTCCACAAATCAAACTGAATTGGTTCTTGGAACTGCCGCTTGTTTTTCTGCCGCACGGACTTCAACCGATTTAATATCTAGAAATACATTGAGTGTCGCTTTTAATAACAGCGAAATTGGCGTATCCTGTGCAAATCTTCGGCAAACACAGACTTCAGTGCCTCCTTCCGTAATTTCTTCCGTACCTTCCGTCTATAATTCTTCTGCTTCCGTTCCTGTAAATACAGTTCAAAGACAATTTCCTGTTACTTCAGGGACTGCTGCTTCTGTTTCTGCCGCCCGGACTTCATCAGTTATTTCCGATTTAATGAATACAAATACATTGGGTGTCGCTTTTAACAATAGAGCAATTGGCGTGTCCTGTGATGTTCTTCCGCAAACACAAACTTCCGTACCTCCTTCCGTATTTTCTTGTGTTGTTTCTTCCGTACCCTCCGTCAATTATTCCTCAGTTTCCGTTCCTGCAAACTTACTTCGAGGACAATTTTCTAGACCTTCTGTTCCATCACAGGTAACAGACCCTTTCATTCGTTCAAGCGTTTTATCCCGTGAAGCTGATGAACTAGAGagtgaaattagagttttgagatTGAAGCAAGAAATGTTGGCTCTTCGAAACCAAATTGAATCTTTAGAAAACGGTGGAAAAAAGGTTTCTACAAATATCAATTATGACGAGCTCTCTATGATGGTTCCGAAATTTTCTGGGAATGATGgacgaaatattgaaaaatggatAAACTCTTGTGAAAGCTACACTATAAATATGACTGAccaagaaaaatatatgtgcTTAAGATATTTGCTGGTTGGAACTGCGCGagagttcatggaaaatttaaattacaaaGAATATAAGGAGTTGAAGAGATCGCTCTTAGACATTTTCAAGAGAACGGTAACGCAAGAAGAAGTTTATCAAAAATTGCGTTTGCGCAAGTTGAAGCCAACAGAGCCGTGTATTGCCTATATAGTAGCAATGCAAACTATTGCAGCAGAAGGCGAAATCAACGAGCAAGAACTGGTTGACATTATAATAGACGGAATGGAAGATAAAACCAACAACATATCCATTCTATACGGATCAAACTCATTACAAGAATTGATGCATGGAATAGATAGATACGAGAAACGCAGGTCAAAAACAGTCAGTACTCATAAAGAAGGCCGTGACAATACTAAAGGCATACGATGTTTCAATTGCTCTCAATTTGGACATATGAAGAGCAATAAGCCTCGACGTCCACCGGGATCTTGTTTCCATTGTTTCCAAATGGGACATTTTTACAAGGATTGTCCTAAAAGGATGAATGTtactgctcccatattttgTAGTAATGATATTGTAGACACAACACAAATG CCCAATTAG